A stretch of the Candidatus Binataceae bacterium genome encodes the following:
- a CDS encoding PspA/IM30 family protein, which produces MIFTRFFKLMSGKLSRWIKTREARDPEAVYESAINDRVNRYQQLKSAAAGVIYMRSKLERELTSKLAEMKEVDEEASQAADMNEDQCALILIQRKHVLEDECVRLRDELGQLTREAEDAKRNLISFKGEIEKLKVEKVQMIARLRNAQARVRIQHALEELSYDEDVRALEEVRDSIQQTLAQAGVNHELAGSELGEKLEEIRRRNAEAKAQAELNSLKQRRRPPLAPMDIFTSAANLANGEIKHAS; this is translated from the coding sequence ATGATTTTCACTCGATTCTTCAAGTTGATGAGCGGCAAGTTGAGCCGCTGGATTAAGACGCGCGAGGCGCGCGATCCCGAGGCGGTGTACGAGTCCGCGATCAACGATCGCGTGAATCGTTATCAGCAGCTCAAGAGCGCCGCGGCCGGCGTTATCTACATGCGCAGCAAGCTCGAGCGCGAGCTGACCTCGAAGCTCGCCGAAATGAAGGAAGTTGACGAGGAAGCATCGCAGGCCGCCGACATGAACGAGGACCAGTGCGCGCTCATTCTGATCCAGCGCAAGCACGTGCTCGAAGACGAGTGCGTCCGCCTGCGCGACGAGCTCGGCCAGCTCACGCGCGAGGCCGAGGACGCGAAGCGCAACCTCATTTCGTTCAAGGGCGAGATCGAAAAGCTCAAGGTCGAGAAAGTGCAGATGATCGCGCGACTGCGCAACGCGCAAGCCCGCGTGCGAATCCAGCACGCGCTCGAAGAGCTCTCATATGACGAAGACGTGCGCGCGCTTGAGGAAGTGCGCGACTCGATCCAGCAGACGCTCGCGCAGGCGGGCGTGAATCACGAGCTCGCGGGCTCGGAGCTGGGCGAGAAGCTCGAGGAGATTCGCCGCCGCAACGCAGAGGCCAAGGCCCAGGCGGAGCTCAACTCGCTCAAGCAGCGCCGCCGTCCGCCGCTCGCGCCGATGGACATCTTCACCTCGGCCGCCAACCTGGCTAACGGCGAGATCAAGCACGCGAGCTGA
- a CDS encoding sigma-54 dependent transcriptional regulator encodes MKGRLLVVDDERGIVIALKGLFSKEGYEVETAESGEEALGKVKAGLFHVIITDLSMKGMSGLDLLRHVRDLDPQCAVLMITAYGTQRIAVEAMKAGAEDYLPKPFDNDELRLKVRKVMETQLLKRAHSQLLEQVRLDTGVFENMIGRSRAMMRVFETIEKVAPTDVTVLVRGESGTGKELVARAIHYRSPRARRPFIAVNCAAFSRELVESELFGHEKGAFTGAVQRREGKFEAADGGTLFLDEIGDMALETQAKLLRVLQEKQFERIGGNQPLSVDTRIIAATNQDLETMVSQGRFREDLYYRIKVVEVRIPPVRERREDIPLMVQHFIQDACKRFGKPEKKLSAESMRACIERPWKGNARSLKAAIEQAVILSADDEITPDDLFAGSEPEGDHAPAPISNHVPVGSDDGADTLTFREAKEKFVGDWERDFFIRALRATGGNISRAAERIGMYRQSFQQKMRELGITLADVGLPTRNEGN; translated from the coding sequence TTGAAAGGCAGACTGCTAGTCGTCGATGACGAGCGCGGCATTGTCATCGCGCTCAAAGGTCTGTTCAGCAAGGAAGGCTACGAGGTCGAGACTGCGGAGTCGGGCGAAGAAGCGCTCGGCAAAGTGAAGGCCGGTCTCTTCCACGTGATCATCACCGACCTGAGCATGAAAGGCATGAGCGGGCTCGATCTGCTGCGCCATGTGCGCGACCTCGATCCGCAATGCGCGGTGCTAATGATCACCGCCTACGGCACGCAGCGGATCGCCGTCGAAGCGATGAAGGCCGGAGCCGAGGACTACCTGCCCAAGCCGTTCGACAACGACGAGCTGCGGCTCAAGGTGCGCAAGGTGATGGAGACCCAGCTCCTGAAGCGTGCGCATTCGCAGCTGCTGGAGCAGGTCCGCCTCGACACTGGAGTCTTCGAAAACATGATCGGCCGCTCGCGCGCGATGATGCGCGTGTTCGAGACGATCGAAAAAGTCGCGCCGACCGACGTTACCGTGCTGGTACGCGGCGAATCGGGCACCGGCAAGGAGCTCGTCGCGCGCGCGATTCATTATCGCAGCCCGCGCGCCCGCCGTCCGTTCATTGCAGTTAACTGCGCGGCATTCTCGCGTGAACTCGTTGAGAGCGAATTGTTCGGCCACGAGAAGGGCGCGTTCACGGGCGCAGTGCAGCGCCGCGAGGGCAAGTTCGAAGCCGCGGACGGCGGCACGCTCTTCCTCGACGAGATCGGCGACATGGCGCTCGAAACCCAGGCCAAGCTCTTGCGCGTGCTGCAGGAGAAGCAGTTCGAGCGTATCGGCGGCAATCAGCCGCTCAGCGTCGATACGCGGATCATCGCGGCGACCAACCAGGACCTCGAAACGATGGTCTCGCAGGGGCGCTTTCGCGAGGACCTTTACTACCGCATCAAGGTGGTTGAGGTACGAATCCCGCCCGTGCGCGAGCGCCGCGAAGACATTCCGCTAATGGTCCAGCATTTTATCCAGGACGCATGCAAGCGCTTCGGCAAGCCTGAAAAGAAGCTGAGCGCCGAGTCGATGCGCGCGTGTATCGAGCGCCCATGGAAGGGCAACGCGCGTTCGCTCAAGGCCGCGATCGAACAGGCGGTGATCCTGTCGGCTGATGATGAGATCACGCCCGACGATCTGTTCGCCGGCTCGGAGCCCGAGGGCGATCACGCGCCGGCGCCGATCAGCAACCACGTTCCGGTCGGCTCCGACGACGGCGCCGACACGCTGACGTTTCGCGAGGCCAAGGAGAAGTTCGTTGGCGATTGGGAGCGCGACTTTTTTATCCGCGCGCTGCGCGCCACCGGCGGCAATATCTCGCGCGCCGCGGAACGCATCGGAATGTACCGGCAGAGTTTTCAGCAGAAGATGCGCGAGCTCGGCATTACGCTGGCCGATGTCGGCCTGCCGACGCGCAACGAGGGCAACTAA
- a CDS encoding ATP-binding protein has translation MLGLIFIGLIVFAVLKIRKHRWVDWKGERWRRRTTQAEAFAQDLRTRINNDFESKWARKFEAKAERIERRMRRRFDHQTRRYGGAPVNPVDEHPRPTFKNDAERQAYDRARKRASAEAGFYVHLMWYGVVIGFLFLINLLTTSYPWFLWPAMGWGFGLASHFTAVYGWRWVHQRVFEPAIQREVHREVLQEKEQLRTEKQASLDELTATFAHEIRNPIAAAKSLVQQMGEDPTSHENVEYAKVALDELARVERSVSHLLKYAKEEDYKFSNVNLAGVLDGALTQLRAKLEAKQVVVSRAYLGGPTVRADADKLRQVFSNIIDNAIDAMESTQTGRRLDLAIQNTGNGTATVILRDNGCGIAADKLGKIFNPFYTSKSTGTGLGLGVAKKVIDAHRGTIEVTSTVGTGTEFKISVPLADAVREESPAEEAHESEAFEPVLTTENHNGVPIPMAAASTTDALRARN, from the coding sequence ATGCTCGGCTTAATCTTTATCGGTTTGATCGTCTTCGCCGTGCTGAAAATCCGGAAGCATCGTTGGGTGGATTGGAAGGGTGAGCGGTGGCGGCGCCGGACTACGCAGGCGGAAGCATTCGCCCAGGATCTCAGGACTCGAATCAACAACGATTTCGAATCCAAATGGGCGCGCAAGTTTGAAGCTAAGGCCGAGCGCATCGAGCGCAGGATGCGCCGCCGCTTCGACCATCAGACCCGCCGCTATGGCGGCGCGCCGGTGAATCCGGTCGATGAGCATCCGCGTCCCACGTTCAAGAACGATGCGGAACGCCAGGCCTACGATCGCGCCCGCAAGCGCGCCTCGGCCGAGGCCGGCTTCTACGTCCACCTGATGTGGTACGGCGTCGTCATCGGCTTCCTGTTCCTCATCAACCTGCTCACGACTTCGTATCCTTGGTTCCTGTGGCCCGCTATGGGCTGGGGCTTCGGCCTGGCGAGTCACTTCACAGCAGTCTACGGCTGGCGCTGGGTTCATCAGCGCGTTTTCGAGCCCGCGATTCAGCGCGAAGTTCATCGCGAGGTTTTGCAGGAGAAGGAGCAGCTTCGCACCGAGAAGCAGGCCTCGCTCGACGAGCTAACCGCGACTTTCGCCCATGAGATCAGAAATCCGATCGCGGCGGCCAAGAGCCTCGTGCAGCAGATGGGCGAGGATCCGACTTCGCACGAGAACGTCGAGTACGCCAAGGTCGCGCTCGATGAACTCGCGCGCGTCGAACGCAGCGTGTCGCATCTTCTGAAGTACGCCAAAGAAGAGGACTACAAGTTCAGCAACGTCAATCTCGCTGGCGTGCTCGACGGAGCGCTGACGCAGCTCCGCGCCAAGCTCGAAGCGAAGCAGGTCGTCGTGTCGCGCGCTTATCTCGGCGGGCCGACTGTCCGCGCCGATGCCGACAAGCTGCGCCAGGTCTTTTCGAACATTATCGATAACGCGATCGATGCGATGGAATCGACGCAGACCGGGCGCCGCCTCGACCTCGCAATCCAGAACACGGGCAACGGCACCGCAACCGTCATCCTGCGCGACAACGGATGCGGTATCGCGGCCGACAAGCTCGGCAAGATCTTCAACCCGTTCTATACGTCGAAGTCCACGGGCACCGGCCTCGGACTCGGCGTGGCCAAGAAAGTGATCGACGCGCATCGCGGGACGATCGAAGTCACGAGCACGGTCGGCACCGGCACCGAGTTCAAGATCTCGGTGCCGCTCGCCGACGCGGTCCGCGAGGAATCGCCGGCCGAAGAAGCGCACGAGAGCGAGGCGTTTGAGCCCGTGCTGACCACTGAAAACCACAACGGGGTGCCGATTCCCATGGCGGCCGCCTCCACCACCGACGCATTGAGGGCACGCAATTGA